The proteins below are encoded in one region of Microbispora sp. NBC_01189:
- a CDS encoding methylmalonyl-CoA mutase family protein has translation MTVPPVELDDLADPTAGFPQATRERWRALALGVLRKTGWEGTDDAAEDALSTVSYDGVRIAPLYDADDVPDAPRVVRGPGVWDVRQRHADPDPAVTREAIHADLENGVTSLWLDLTSIDPTALPAVLDGVLLDLAPVVLDAGPRTAEAAEAFLRLAGGVALPGGNLGADPIGLAARTGTPAVLDDAVTLARRCAADHPGLRAITVDALPYHDAGGADADELGCSIATGVAYLRALTGAGLPVEQALGQIEFRYAATADQFLTIAKLRAARRMWARVAEVAGGPGRQLQHAVTSSAMMTVRDPWVNMLRTTLACFAAGTGGADAVTVQPFDACLGLPDAFARRIARNTQALLVEEAGVARVADPAGGSWYVERLTDDLARRAWEWFQEIERSGGMAVALERLVPERLTETRAARAVNIAHRRDPITGVSEFPDLGERQVTRRPGPGLARTPGDGLPLVRHAEEFESLRDLADAQPSRPTVFLATIGPVAAHTARATFAANLFAAGGIATVTGGPGADPAAIAAAFRESGAAVACLCSGDRLYGEHAAAVAAALREAGARKVWLAGKGEYEGVDANVYAGCDALGVLRATFDDLGVSR, from the coding sequence CAACGCGGGAACGGTGGCGCGCGCTCGCGCTCGGGGTGCTGCGCAAAACCGGCTGGGAGGGGACGGACGACGCGGCCGAGGACGCCCTGTCGACCGTCTCCTACGACGGTGTCCGGATCGCCCCGCTGTACGACGCGGATGACGTGCCCGACGCGCCGCGCGTGGTCCGCGGCCCCGGCGTGTGGGACGTGCGGCAGCGGCATGCCGACCCCGACCCGGCGGTCACCCGCGAGGCGATCCACGCCGACCTGGAGAACGGCGTCACCTCCCTCTGGCTCGACCTGACCTCGATCGACCCCACCGCGCTGCCGGCCGTGCTGGACGGCGTCCTGCTCGACCTCGCCCCGGTCGTCCTCGACGCCGGGCCCCGTACGGCGGAGGCGGCGGAGGCGTTCCTGCGCCTGGCCGGGGGCGTGGCGCTGCCCGGCGGGAACCTCGGCGCCGACCCGATCGGGCTGGCGGCCCGCACCGGCACGCCGGCCGTCCTGGACGACGCGGTGACGCTCGCCCGCCGCTGCGCGGCGGATCACCCCGGCCTGCGGGCGATCACCGTGGACGCGCTGCCGTACCACGACGCGGGCGGCGCGGACGCCGACGAGCTCGGCTGCTCGATCGCGACCGGGGTGGCCTACCTGCGCGCGCTGACCGGCGCGGGGCTGCCGGTGGAGCAGGCGCTGGGCCAGATCGAGTTCCGGTACGCCGCGACCGCCGACCAGTTCCTCACGATCGCCAAACTGCGGGCGGCACGGCGGATGTGGGCGCGGGTGGCCGAGGTCGCCGGAGGGCCGGGGCGTCAGCTTCAGCACGCCGTGACATCCTCGGCGATGATGACCGTCCGGGACCCGTGGGTGAACATGCTGCGCACGACCCTGGCCTGTTTCGCCGCCGGGACGGGCGGGGCCGACGCGGTGACCGTGCAGCCGTTCGACGCCTGCCTCGGGCTGCCCGACGCGTTCGCCCGGCGCATCGCGCGCAACACGCAGGCGCTGCTGGTCGAGGAGGCCGGCGTCGCCCGGGTCGCCGACCCCGCCGGGGGCTCGTGGTACGTGGAGCGGCTCACCGACGACCTCGCCCGGCGGGCCTGGGAGTGGTTCCAGGAGATCGAGCGGTCCGGCGGGATGGCCGTGGCGCTGGAGCGGCTGGTCCCCGAGCGCCTGACGGAGACGCGGGCCGCGCGGGCGGTGAACATCGCCCACCGGCGGGACCCGATCACCGGGGTCAGCGAGTTCCCCGACCTGGGGGAGCGGCAGGTCACCCGCCGACCGGGCCCCGGCCTCGCCCGGACGCCCGGCGACGGGCTGCCGCTGGTGCGCCACGCCGAGGAGTTCGAGTCGCTGCGCGACCTCGCCGACGCGCAGCCGAGCCGGCCCACGGTGTTCCTCGCCACGATCGGGCCGGTCGCCGCGCACACCGCGAGGGCGACGTTCGCCGCGAACCTGTTCGCCGCGGGAGGCATCGCGACCGTCACCGGCGGGCCGGGCGCCGACCCGGCCGCCATCGCCGCGGCCTTCCGCGAGTCCGGAGCCGCCGTGGCGTGCCTGTGCTCCGGCGACCGTCTGTACGGCGAGCACGCGGCGGCGGTCGCGGCGGCCCTCCGGGAGGCGGGGGCGCGCAAGGTGTGGCTGGCGGGGAAGGGCGAGTATGAGGGGGTGGACGCCAACGTGTACGCCGGATGCGACGCGCTCGGGGTGCTCCGCGCGACGTTCGACGACCTGGGAGTGAGCCGATGA